Proteins encoded by one window of Pseudonocardia alni:
- a CDS encoding SAM-dependent methyltransferase, giving the protein MTSSPADPFGAASERRVAALVADDRVHGLATATTAAATPTPPTRPTGGATVTEDRWSAAFWDAHYDTRPQIWSGDANAALVAEAADLPPGRALDVGCGEGGDAVWLAARGWRVDAVDVSPVAVERARAAVQRAGWADAVTLTAADLRSDPPAAGVYDLVNAQFLHLPPDVRRPLYAALADAVAPGGTLLLVLHHPRDLAAGIPRPPEPELFPDEHELAGALDPDRWEVLVTDARPRPVTLPDGSTVTGHDAVVRARRRA; this is encoded by the coding sequence ATGACCTCCTCTCCCGCAGACCCGTTCGGTGCCGCGTCCGAGCGCCGGGTCGCCGCGCTCGTCGCGGACGACCGGGTGCACGGACTCGCCACCGCCACCACCGCTGCCGCGACGCCCACCCCGCCCACCCGACCCACCGGAGGAGCCACCGTGACGGAGGACCGCTGGTCCGCGGCGTTCTGGGACGCCCACTACGACACCCGACCGCAGATCTGGAGCGGCGACGCCAACGCCGCCCTCGTCGCCGAGGCCGCGGACCTGCCGCCCGGGCGGGCGCTCGACGTCGGCTGCGGGGAGGGCGGCGACGCGGTCTGGCTCGCCGCGCGGGGCTGGCGGGTGGACGCCGTCGACGTCTCCCCCGTCGCGGTGGAGCGGGCCCGGGCCGCCGTGCAGCGGGCCGGGTGGGCCGACGCGGTCACCCTCACCGCCGCCGACCTGCGCTCCGACCCGCCCGCCGCGGGCGTCTACGACCTGGTCAACGCCCAGTTCCTGCACCTGCCCCCGGACGTGCGCCGCCCGCTGTACGCCGCGCTCGCCGACGCCGTCGCACCCGGTGGGACGCTGCTGCTGGTGCTGCACCACCCGCGCGACCTGGCCGCCGGGATCCCGCGCCCGCCGGAGCCGGAGCTGTTCCCCGACGAGCACGAGCTCGCCGGTGCGCTCGACCCGGACCGGTGGGAGGTGCTGGTCACCGACGCGCGGCCGCGGCCGGTGACGCTGCCCGACGGCAGCACGGTGACCGGCCACGACGCGGTCGTCCGGGCCCGCCGCCGGGCCTGA
- a CDS encoding PspC domain-containing protein: MPVTQRLVRPRNGKVIAGVCAGLADRFGMGRNTVRFLFVLSCLLPGPQFVIYLALWLIMPKSTV, translated from the coding sequence ATGCCCGTGACCCAGCGTCTCGTCCGTCCCCGCAACGGGAAGGTGATCGCCGGGGTCTGCGCCGGGCTGGCCGACCGTTTCGGGATGGGTCGCAACACCGTGCGGTTCCTGTTCGTGCTGTCCTGCCTGCTGCCCGGCCCGCAGTTCGTCATCTACCTGGCGCTCTGGCTGATCATGCCGAAGAGCACCGTCTGA
- a CDS encoding DUF885 domain-containing protein yields the protein MNDQQTGTASPSRPARAVRDLADDHVRRLAELDPVLAGDLGWTERQDELPDLSPDGTAALVAACRETLERLDTTTGARQPADPDERRCARLLRERLGAQLDHLTSGEPLRAVQELFGPLATLRTAFTLMPVDGDEDWATVAARMARVPEALAGYRASLAEGRRRGLFAAPRQVVRVTEQIDAWNGDAGGRGWFAGFAADASVGDAVRADLDRGAREATAALGELRDWLAAEYLPAAEGTPDGVGPDRYRIANRFWNGADIDTVEVYEWGWSEFRRIREEMAVEAARIVPGGSVREAMEFLETDGGSTGVVVGGEAARAHLQKIMDDTIAELDGVHFDLSGRLREVESRLAPAGSAAAPYYTPPALDFSRPGRTWLPASEDDRYPLWDLISTWYHEGVPGHHLQLASWAVRSRELSTFQTSLVGAVSADVEGWALYAERLMDELGHHSDPGSRLGYLNAQMLRAVRVVIDLGMHLSLPVPDDSPVGAGQRWTPELGREFFGRHVGGGDAMADSELLRYLGGPAQAIGYKLGERAWLTGRERARAAHAARGEEFDLAAWHAAALAQGTLGLDDLVPELAALPARA from the coding sequence ATGAACGATCAGCAGACCGGCACCGCCAGCCCCTCCCGCCCCGCTCGAGCGGTCCGCGACCTCGCCGACGACCACGTCCGGCGCCTCGCCGAGCTCGACCCGGTCCTCGCCGGCGACCTCGGCTGGACCGAGCGGCAGGACGAGCTGCCCGACCTCTCCCCCGACGGCACCGCCGCGCTTGTCGCCGCCTGCCGGGAGACCCTGGAGCGGCTGGACACCACCACGGGCGCCCGGCAGCCCGCCGACCCCGACGAGCGTCGCTGCGCGCGGCTGCTGCGTGAGCGTCTCGGCGCCCAGCTCGACCACCTGACCTCCGGGGAGCCGTTGCGTGCGGTGCAGGAGCTGTTCGGACCGCTGGCGACCCTGCGGACCGCGTTCACCCTCATGCCCGTCGACGGCGACGAGGACTGGGCCACCGTCGCCGCGCGGATGGCGCGGGTCCCCGAGGCACTCGCCGGGTACCGGGCGTCGCTGGCCGAGGGCCGCCGTCGCGGGCTGTTCGCCGCGCCGCGCCAGGTGGTGCGGGTGACCGAGCAGATCGACGCCTGGAACGGCGACGCGGGCGGCCGTGGCTGGTTCGCCGGGTTCGCCGCGGACGCCTCCGTCGGTGACGCCGTGCGCGCCGACCTGGACCGCGGTGCGCGGGAGGCGACGGCGGCGCTGGGCGAGCTGCGGGACTGGCTGGCCGCGGAGTACCTGCCGGCCGCGGAGGGGACCCCGGACGGCGTGGGCCCCGACCGGTACCGGATCGCGAACCGGTTCTGGAACGGCGCCGACATCGACACCGTCGAGGTCTACGAGTGGGGCTGGTCGGAGTTCCGCCGGATCCGCGAGGAGATGGCCGTCGAGGCCGCGCGGATCGTGCCCGGCGGCAGCGTGCGCGAGGCGATGGAGTTCCTGGAGACCGACGGGGGCTCGACCGGGGTCGTCGTGGGCGGGGAGGCCGCCCGGGCGCACCTGCAGAAGATCATGGACGACACGATCGCCGAGCTCGACGGTGTCCACTTCGACCTGTCCGGCCGGCTTCGGGAGGTCGAGTCCCGGCTGGCGCCGGCGGGCAGCGCGGCGGCGCCGTACTACACACCACCGGCGCTGGACTTCTCGCGGCCGGGCCGGACCTGGCTGCCCGCGAGCGAGGACGACCGCTACCCGCTGTGGGACCTGATCAGCACCTGGTACCACGAGGGCGTCCCGGGCCACCACCTGCAGCTGGCGTCGTGGGCGGTGCGCAGCCGGGAGCTGTCGACGTTCCAGACGTCGCTGGTGGGCGCGGTGAGCGCGGACGTGGAGGGCTGGGCGCTCTACGCGGAGCGGCTGATGGACGAGCTGGGCCACCACTCCGACCCGGGGTCGCGGCTGGGCTACCTCAACGCCCAGATGCTGCGCGCGGTGCGTGTGGTGATCGATCTGGGGATGCACCTGTCGCTGCCGGTCCCCGACGACTCCCCGGTCGGTGCCGGTCAGCGGTGGACCCCGGAGCTGGGGCGGGAGTTCTTCGGCCGGCACGTCGGCGGCGGGGACGCGATGGCCGACTCGGAGCTGCTGCGCTACCTCGGCGGACCGGCCCAGGCGATCGGCTACAAGCTGGGCGAGCGGGCCTGGCTGACCGGGCGGGAGCGGGCCCGGGCCGCGCACGCCGCCCGCGGGGAGGAGTTCGACCTCGCCGCGTGGCACGCCGCCGCGCTCGCGCAGGGCACGCTGGGTCTCGACGACCTGGTGCCGGAGCTGGCGGCCCTGCCGGCGCGCGCCTGA
- a CDS encoding polyprenol monophosphomannose synthase produces MVEPPGPVLVVVPTYDERENLGPAVARLHAALPDADVLVVDDASPDGTGELADALAAADERVRVLHRSGKDGLGAAYLDGFRHALTGEHQVVVEMDADGSHAPEDLPALLAALTDADVVLGSRYVPGGRVVNWPWHRELLSRGGNLYSRLALGVPLRDITGGYRVYRRTVLEQLHLDSVASQGYCFQVDMAWRALQAGFRVSEVPITFTERERGASKMSGGIVAEALWRVTCWGLSHRLGRDTPQRPAGPVTEGAAHG; encoded by the coding sequence ATGGTCGAACCGCCGGGCCCGGTCCTGGTCGTGGTTCCCACCTACGACGAGCGGGAGAACCTCGGTCCCGCCGTCGCGCGGCTGCACGCCGCGCTGCCCGACGCCGACGTCCTCGTCGTCGACGACGCCAGCCCCGACGGCACCGGAGAGCTCGCCGACGCCCTCGCCGCCGCCGACGAGCGGGTCCGCGTCCTGCACCGCTCCGGCAAGGACGGCCTCGGCGCCGCCTACCTCGACGGCTTCCGGCACGCGCTGACCGGCGAGCACCAGGTCGTCGTCGAGATGGACGCCGACGGCTCGCACGCCCCCGAGGACCTCCCCGCGCTGCTCGCCGCCCTGACCGACGCCGACGTCGTCCTCGGCTCCCGCTACGTGCCCGGCGGGCGCGTCGTGAACTGGCCCTGGCACCGCGAGCTCCTCTCCCGCGGCGGCAATCTCTACTCCCGCCTCGCACTCGGCGTGCCGCTGCGCGACATCACCGGCGGCTACCGCGTCTACCGGCGCACGGTGCTCGAGCAGCTGCACCTGGACTCGGTCGCCTCCCAGGGCTACTGCTTCCAGGTGGACATGGCCTGGCGGGCCCTGCAGGCCGGGTTCCGGGTCAGCGAGGTCCCGATCACCTTCACCGAGCGCGAGCGCGGCGCCTCCAAGATGAGCGGCGGCATCGTCGCCGAGGCGCTGTGGCGGGTCACCTGCTGGGGCCTGTCGCACCGGCTCGGCCGCGACACCCCCCAGCGCCCCGCGGGGCCGGTCACCGAGGGCGCCGCACACGGCTGA
- a CDS encoding GAF and ANTAR domain-containing protein — MENSGTTTNSGPAAVTGRDDWTAERDLFVVTEQRGGPAEDALADTGPLAREFAALTGALLASGSVADVLARVVAAVRRVVPGADMVSVTLRDDDGRFHTPVETDPAASSIDEAQYTSGRGPCVEAARADGPALASSDDLAAESRWSDFAHAAVGHGFHSVLAVSLIPDAEPPRLPGALNVYATDRRAFTSADRDRLMLLATHASLALATCVAVSDAGLQETQLRQAIASRDVIGQAKGILMARRGLTAEEAFDVLRRTSQDLNVKLVELAGTVTAHPTALDTD, encoded by the coding sequence GTGGAGAACAGCGGAACCACCACGAACAGCGGACCTGCTGCGGTCACCGGGCGCGACGACTGGACCGCCGAGCGGGACCTGTTCGTCGTCACCGAGCAGCGCGGTGGCCCCGCCGAGGACGCCCTGGCCGACACCGGCCCGCTCGCCCGCGAGTTCGCCGCCCTCACCGGCGCCCTGCTCGCCTCCGGCTCGGTCGCCGACGTCCTCGCCCGGGTCGTCGCCGCGGTCCGCCGGGTCGTGCCCGGCGCGGACATGGTCAGCGTCACCCTCCGCGACGACGACGGCCGCTTCCACACCCCCGTCGAGACCGACCCCGCCGCCTCGTCGATCGACGAGGCCCAGTACACCAGCGGCCGCGGCCCCTGTGTCGAGGCCGCCCGCGCCGACGGCCCCGCGCTGGCCTCCTCCGACGACCTCGCCGCCGAGAGCCGCTGGAGCGACTTCGCCCACGCCGCCGTCGGGCACGGGTTCCACTCGGTGCTGGCGGTCTCGCTGATCCCCGACGCCGAGCCGCCGCGGCTGCCCGGCGCGCTCAACGTCTACGCCACCGACCGCCGGGCGTTCACCTCCGCCGACCGCGACCGCCTGATGCTGCTCGCCACGCACGCGTCGCTGGCCCTGGCCACCTGCGTCGCCGTGTCCGACGCCGGGCTCCAGGAGACCCAGCTGCGCCAGGCGATCGCCTCGCGCGACGTGATCGGCCAGGCCAAGGGCATCCTGATGGCGCGCCGCGGGCTCACCGCCGAGGAGGCCTTCGACGTGCTCCGCCGCACCTCCCAGGACCTCAACGTCAAGCTCGTCGAGCTCGCCGGGACCGTCACCGCGCACCCCACCGCACTCGACACCGACTGA
- a CDS encoding 5'-3' exonuclease — MSERPLMLLDSASMYFRAYFGVPESVTAPDGTPVNAVRGFTDMIARLVTEHRPVRLVACLDLDWRPAFRVDALPSYKAHRVEAGRAGDEVPAGVPEEVPDTLAPQVPLIMEVLAAAGIATGGAVGCEADDVIGTLAHREASDPVLGVSGDRDLMQIVRDAPPVRLLYIGRGLNKAENLGPDDVAEKFGVPRERAGAAYAEMAMLRGDPSDGLPGVPGVGAKTAATLVGRFGSWAELLAAVGDGDARIGAGPRAKLAAARDYLDVVEPVVRVRTDAEVDLSRDDVLPASFADPDRLDELARRWGLESSVGRLRKALDAAASS, encoded by the coding sequence ATGAGTGAGCGCCCGCTGATGCTGCTGGACTCCGCGAGCATGTACTTCCGTGCCTACTTCGGCGTGCCGGAGAGCGTCACCGCCCCGGACGGGACGCCGGTGAACGCGGTGCGCGGGTTCACCGACATGATCGCGCGGCTGGTCACCGAGCACCGCCCGGTGCGGCTGGTGGCCTGCCTCGACCTGGACTGGCGGCCGGCGTTCCGGGTGGACGCGCTGCCGTCGTACAAGGCGCACCGGGTGGAGGCGGGCCGGGCCGGCGACGAGGTGCCGGCCGGCGTGCCCGAGGAGGTGCCGGACACCCTCGCCCCGCAGGTACCGCTGATCATGGAGGTGCTGGCCGCGGCGGGGATCGCGACCGGCGGGGCCGTGGGCTGCGAGGCCGACGACGTGATCGGGACCCTGGCCCACCGGGAGGCCTCCGACCCGGTGCTGGGGGTGTCCGGGGACCGGGACCTCATGCAGATCGTGCGCGACGCCCCGCCGGTGCGGCTGCTCTACATCGGCCGCGGGCTGAACAAGGCCGAGAACCTGGGCCCGGACGACGTCGCGGAGAAGTTCGGGGTGCCCCGGGAGCGGGCGGGCGCGGCGTACGCGGAGATGGCGATGCTGCGCGGGGACCCCTCCGACGGGCTGCCCGGCGTGCCCGGGGTCGGTGCGAAGACGGCGGCGACGCTGGTCGGCCGGTTCGGCTCGTGGGCGGAGCTGCTGGCCGCGGTCGGCGACGGCGACGCCCGGATCGGGGCGGGGCCGCGGGCGAAGCTGGCGGCGGCGCGGGACTACCTCGACGTCGTCGAGCCGGTGGTGCGGGTGCGGACCGACGCCGAGGTCGACCTGAGCCGCGACGACGTGCTCCCGGCGTCGTTCGCCGACCCGGACCGGCTCGACGAGCTGGCACGGCGGTGGGGTCTGGAGTCGTCGGTGGGCCGGCTGCGGAAGGCCCTGGACGCGGCGGCGTCGTCGTGA
- a CDS encoding RNA polymerase-binding protein RbpA → MADRVLRGSRLGAVSYETDRNHDLAPRQMVRYVSESGYEFQVPFANDAEAPATWESPQGGVGRRVDGTEPEQKKQKPPRTHWDMLLERRSIAELEELLDERLELLRERRAEIA, encoded by the coding sequence ATGGCCGACCGCGTTCTGCGTGGCAGCCGGCTCGGGGCTGTCAGCTACGAGACGGACCGCAACCACGACCTGGCGCCGCGGCAGATGGTCCGTTATGTGTCCGAGTCCGGCTACGAGTTCCAGGTGCCGTTCGCGAACGACGCCGAGGCTCCCGCGACGTGGGAGTCCCCGCAGGGCGGCGTCGGTCGTCGGGTGGACGGGACCGAGCCGGAGCAGAAGAAGCAGAAGCCGCCGCGTACGCACTGGGACATGCTGCTCGAGCGCCGGTCGATCGCCGAGCTCGAGGAGCTGCTCGACGAGCGCCTGGAGCTGCTGCGCGAGCGGCGCGCCGAGATCGCCTGA
- a CDS encoding M20 family metallopeptidase: protein MTCPDHGLPVPPSSAYDEAVARETAVRAAAADPITSPHDGAPAAVREAVAAAVEELRDELLALSHDLHAHPETAFSEHRSVAAVAALLAGHGVDAAVGVHGLDTALRATLGSGDGPTVAVLAEYDALPGIGHACGHNVICSAAVGAFLALARVLAAHPVGGTVVLLGTPAEEGGGGKETMARDSAFDGVDAAVMLHPFAHDIADHPFLGRRQLEVTYHGVAAHASAQPHRGRNALDAVVLGYQGIAMLRQHIPDADRVHGVVVDGGQAPNVVPERASARYYLRSQRPETLRDLTTRVEAIAVAAAAMTGCGHTLEWDPRPPYLPIRHNRTLAARWAVHQAGRGRTVYPRGVVPESETGSTDLGNVSLRVPSIHPMIAIAEPGTALHTTGFAEAAAGAAGDRAVLDGAAGLATVVADLLYDEALCGAVAAEFAEAGGPVDVPSFFD from the coding sequence GTGACCTGCCCGGACCACGGGCTGCCGGTCCCGCCGTCGTCGGCGTACGACGAGGCCGTGGCCCGGGAGACCGCGGTGCGCGCGGCGGCGGCCGACCCGATCACCTCCCCCCACGACGGCGCCCCCGCCGCGGTGCGGGAGGCGGTGGCGGCCGCGGTCGAGGAGCTGCGGGACGAGCTGCTGGCGCTGTCGCACGACCTGCACGCCCACCCGGAGACCGCGTTCTCCGAGCACCGCTCGGTCGCCGCGGTGGCCGCGCTGCTGGCCGGGCACGGGGTCGACGCCGCCGTCGGCGTGCACGGGCTGGACACGGCGCTGCGGGCGACGCTCGGCTCCGGGGACGGCCCGACGGTCGCGGTGCTCGCCGAGTACGACGCGCTGCCCGGCATCGGGCACGCCTGCGGGCACAACGTGATCTGCTCGGCGGCGGTGGGCGCGTTCCTGGCGCTGGCGCGGGTGCTCGCCGCGCATCCGGTGGGCGGCACCGTGGTGCTGCTCGGCACGCCGGCGGAGGAGGGCGGCGGCGGGAAGGAGACGATGGCCCGCGACAGTGCGTTCGACGGCGTCGACGCCGCGGTGATGCTGCACCCGTTCGCCCACGACATCGCCGACCACCCGTTCCTGGGGCGCCGCCAGCTGGAAGTCACCTACCACGGGGTCGCCGCGCACGCCTCGGCCCAGCCGCACCGGGGCCGCAACGCCCTGGACGCGGTCGTCCTGGGCTACCAGGGGATCGCGATGCTGCGCCAGCACATCCCCGACGCCGACCGGGTGCACGGCGTCGTCGTCGACGGCGGGCAGGCGCCCAACGTCGTGCCGGAGCGGGCGTCGGCGCGCTACTACCTGCGCTCGCAGCGCCCGGAGACGTTGCGGGACCTGACCACGCGGGTGGAGGCGATCGCCGTCGCGGCGGCGGCGATGACCGGCTGCGGCCACACCCTGGAGTGGGACCCGCGCCCGCCGTACCTGCCGATCCGCCACAACCGGACCCTCGCCGCGCGCTGGGCGGTGCACCAGGCCGGGCGGGGGCGCACGGTGTACCCGCGCGGGGTGGTGCCGGAGTCCGAGACCGGGTCGACCGACCTGGGCAACGTCTCGCTGCGGGTGCCGTCGATCCATCCGATGATCGCGATCGCGGAGCCGGGCACCGCGCTGCACACCACCGGGTTCGCCGAGGCCGCGGCGGGCGCGGCCGGGGACCGCGCGGTGCTCGACGGCGCCGCCGGGCTGGCGACGGTGGTGGCCGACCTGCTGTACGACGAGGCGCTTTGCGGGGCGGTCGCGGCGGAGTTCGCCGAGGCGGGCGGCCCGGTGGACGTGCCCTCGTTCTTCGACTGA
- a CDS encoding PIG-L deacetylase family protein — MHTLSGQTVLALHAHPDDESIFTGLTLRRLADAGARVVLVMATGGDLGESRLPLEPGETVPDRRRRELTDAAALLGVHRLVLLGHRDSGLPGGPGLRHPRALAGADPVALGRAVAEIVDAEGAGTVLHDDDAGIYGHPDHRAAHAAGAIACSLTGAHGYRMTVDREHLALAARDRHLVHGAAHAAGVGYGRVTAEIAVAVGGGPAELAVKRSAMLAHASQIAPDAVDEAGFAAAYGYEWFLPGENTGGRARGGVLEALGNAHLLAGTR, encoded by the coding sequence GTGCACACCCTCTCCGGCCAGACCGTCCTGGCCCTGCACGCCCACCCCGACGACGAGTCGATCTTCACCGGACTGACCCTGCGCCGCCTCGCCGACGCGGGCGCCCGCGTCGTGCTCGTCATGGCCACCGGCGGCGACCTCGGCGAGTCCCGCCTCCCCCTGGAACCCGGCGAGACCGTCCCCGACCGCCGCCGCCGCGAGCTCACCGACGCCGCCGCCCTGCTCGGCGTGCACCGGCTCGTGCTGCTGGGGCACCGCGACTCCGGCCTGCCCGGCGGCCCCGGCCTGCGCCATCCGCGCGCCCTCGCCGGCGCCGACCCCGTCGCGCTCGGCCGCGCCGTCGCCGAGATCGTCGACGCCGAGGGCGCGGGCACCGTCCTGCACGACGACGACGCCGGCATCTACGGCCATCCCGACCACCGCGCCGCGCACGCCGCGGGTGCCATCGCCTGCTCGCTCACCGGCGCCCACGGCTACCGGATGACCGTCGACCGGGAGCACCTCGCGCTGGCCGCGCGCGACCGGCACCTCGTCCACGGCGCCGCGCACGCCGCGGGCGTCGGCTACGGCCGGGTCACCGCCGAGATCGCCGTGGCCGTCGGGGGCGGCCCGGCCGAGCTCGCCGTGAAGCGGTCCGCGATGCTCGCCCACGCCAGCCAGATCGCCCCGGACGCGGTCGACGAGGCGGGCTTCGCCGCCGCCTACGGCTACGAGTGGTTCCTCCCCGGCGAGAACACCGGCGGCCGGGCCCGCGGCGGTGTCCTGGAGGCGCTGGGCAACGCCCATCTGCTCGCCGGGACCCGCTGA
- a CDS encoding helix-turn-helix domain-containing protein, translated as MDEAIADTLAGVGPRLAGLRTAHGMTLADLSEATGISVSTLSRLESGGRRPTLELLLPIAAAHQVPLDELVAAPPVGDPRVRLRPRRANGMTVVPLTERPGGLQAFKMLIPFRGDEPDPRVHEGYEWLYVLDGRLRLVLGGHDVVLGAGEAAEFDTHVPHWFGSADRDRAVELLSLFGPQGEKIHTRAAPRERRTAGHGG; from the coding sequence GTGGACGAGGCGATCGCGGACACCCTGGCCGGCGTCGGCCCCCGGCTGGCCGGGCTGCGCACCGCACACGGCATGACCCTGGCCGACCTGTCGGAGGCCACCGGTATCTCGGTGAGCACGCTGTCGCGCCTCGAGTCCGGCGGGCGCCGTCCGACCCTGGAGCTGCTGCTCCCGATCGCGGCCGCCCACCAGGTGCCGCTCGACGAGCTCGTCGCCGCCCCACCGGTCGGCGACCCGCGGGTGCGGCTGCGGCCGCGCCGGGCCAACGGGATGACCGTCGTCCCGCTGACCGAGCGCCCCGGCGGGCTGCAGGCGTTCAAGATGCTCATCCCGTTCCGCGGCGACGAGCCCGACCCGCGGGTGCACGAGGGCTACGAGTGGCTCTACGTCCTCGACGGCAGGCTGCGCCTGGTCCTCGGCGGGCACGACGTCGTGCTCGGCGCCGGGGAGGCCGCCGAGTTCGACACCCACGTCCCGCACTGGTTCGGCTCCGCCGACCGCGACCGCGCCGTCGAGCTCCTCAGTCTGTTCGGCCCACAGGGCGAGAAGATCCACACCCGCGCCGCGCCGCGGGAGCGCCGCACCGCAGGCCACGGCGGCTGA
- a CDS encoding M24 family metallopeptidase, with protein MTDAVPTELLADRLRRAGEHAAEQGTDVLFLTPGTDLRYLTGFDGSSHERLTCLIVPAAGHRAPPALVVPSLEAPGFAGVPLEALGIDLVTWTDGEDPYLLVSDLAGGPTRMSVDDDMPARHVLGLRHAFPDVPQYLGGTVLRELRMRKDPAEIDRLREAGAAIDRVHRRMGEFLRPGRTEAEVGADITAAIIAEGHAEAAFVIVGSGPNGASPHHDVSDRVIEAGDVVVIDIGGPLPGGYNSDCTRTYAVGGEPGPDVKETYAVLQEAQERAVAAVRPGATAADIDAAAREHIAAAGHGEHFIHRTGHGIGLDVHEEPYIVGGNDLVLTEGMTFSIEPGIYQAGRWGARIEDIVVVTADGVERLNTTARDLVVL; from the coding sequence ATGACCGATGCCGTCCCCACCGAGCTGCTCGCCGACCGGCTGCGCCGTGCCGGTGAGCACGCCGCCGAGCAGGGCACCGACGTGCTGTTCCTGACCCCGGGAACCGACCTGCGCTACCTGACCGGGTTCGACGGGTCCTCGCACGAGCGCCTGACCTGCCTGATCGTCCCGGCCGCCGGGCACCGGGCGCCGCCCGCGCTCGTCGTCCCGTCGCTGGAGGCGCCCGGGTTCGCCGGTGTGCCGCTGGAGGCGCTCGGCATCGACCTGGTCACCTGGACCGACGGCGAGGACCCGTACCTGCTGGTCAGCGACCTCGCCGGCGGCCCCACCCGGATGTCGGTCGACGACGACATGCCCGCCCGCCACGTCCTCGGCCTGCGCCACGCCTTCCCCGACGTCCCGCAGTACCTCGGCGGCACCGTGCTGCGCGAGCTCCGCATGCGCAAGGACCCGGCCGAGATCGACCGCCTGCGCGAGGCCGGCGCCGCCATCGACCGGGTGCACCGGCGGATGGGCGAGTTCCTGCGCCCCGGCCGCACCGAGGCCGAGGTCGGCGCCGACATCACCGCCGCGATCATCGCCGAGGGCCACGCCGAGGCCGCGTTCGTCATCGTCGGCTCCGGCCCCAACGGCGCCAGCCCGCACCACGACGTCTCCGACCGCGTGATCGAGGCCGGCGACGTCGTCGTCATCGACATCGGCGGACCGCTGCCCGGCGGCTACAACTCCGACTGCACCCGCACCTACGCCGTCGGCGGCGAGCCCGGACCGGACGTCAAGGAGACCTACGCGGTGCTGCAGGAGGCCCAGGAGCGCGCCGTCGCCGCCGTCCGGCCCGGTGCCACCGCCGCCGACATCGACGCCGCCGCCCGCGAGCACATCGCCGCCGCCGGGCACGGTGAGCACTTCATCCACCGCACCGGGCACGGCATCGGCCTCGACGTGCACGAGGAGCCCTACATCGTCGGCGGCAACGACCTCGTCCTCACCGAGGGCATGACCTTCTCGATCGAGCCCGGCATCTACCAGGCCGGCAGGTGGGGCGCCCGGATCGAGGACATCGTCGTCGTGACCGCCGACGGCGTGGAGCGGCTCAACACCACCGCCCGCGACCTCGTCGTCCTGTAA